From Bubalus bubalis isolate 160015118507 breed Murrah chromosome 17, NDDB_SH_1, whole genome shotgun sequence:
ATTGAAGGTAATCAAATGAACATTTGTTTCAAAGTCATGTTTGCCTTTAACAACTCCAATAAAATTCTAAGTAGGGTAGCAGCCAAATCATTAGTCCTATTAATTATATGTGAGGTTGTTTAGGTAAATACCTAGTTacatatacaataaataaatttacctaaaacaGTTGTGATTagcaggaaaattattttttattttaaaaagtgaactgaAAAAGTAGTAAGGTATGCATGAAATTCAAGAAAATGTGCCTTTTTTAAACTGATTGTCTTTGACTTCAATTTTTTCAAATCTTGTTTTTCTACCCAGAGCTGAATAGTAGTCTACAGGAGAAGCCAGTATAAATAACCAAGGCAGCAGTTCTAGAAGGGGGCCAAAGATGATTATGTTGCCTATCAATACAAATcccaataaatgttttaaattgatgAGACCTTGCTGGAAGGTACAGGGGAGGGTctacaagtttgtttttttttttaccttgcctCCCATGGAACCCTGTTTTTACCTTTCTTCTTTTACCCGAACCTGCCTCTTTGGCTACAGGGAGGACACCCAGTGAAATGCATTCCTGACCTGATTGgaccagagaaacaaaaaaaatatccAGATCTCTCAGCCCTGTTGTGCAGGTGGATGTCACATTCAAACGCTCAAGATGGCAGCCACTGACCTATCCTCAATATGGGCTCTGCCTGCACAGGACTCTGCCTGTTTCTATATGAGAAATACTAAGGGGGAAAGGATAGTGCCAGGATTCCCAGCAACTTGGTTACAGGGACCAATGTCTTTTAAAGATGTGGCTGTGGAGTTCACCCAGGAGGAGTGGATGATGCTGGACTCTGCTCAGAGAAGTATGTACAGAGATGTGATGTTGGAAAACTATATAAATCTCACCTTAGTGGAATATCAATTATGCAAGCCTGTGATCTCCCTGTTGGGTCAAGAAGACATAAGAACTGTGACAAGCAGAATTCCCCAAGGCACCTGTCCAGACTGGGAGATTCAATTCAAAACCAAAGAGTCAACTTCTAATCAGAATATTTTGGGTGAAAAATCATCTGGTGGCATGAAAATAATAAGATTCACAATGGATGATTGGTCTTCTACATTAAAAGAAGACTGGGAATGTGGTAGAATCAGAAAACAGCACAAGATCCCAGAGGGAATTTTGAGGCAAGTGACATTTACTCAAAAGAAGACAGCATCTCAGGAGAGATTGTTTGACTATCATGAATTAGAGGAAAACTCTAAACTTAGATCAACACTTGTTTTTTCAAGGAGAGTTTCTACCAGTAAACATTGCCATAAATGTTACTTAAATATTAAGTGTTTGAAGCATAATCCAATCctaaacaattttgaaaatatctCTGTAAGTGAGAGGCTCTGTGAAAGTCATGAATTTGACAGAACTCTGTGGCATCTTGAAAGAACTCAAATAGCACAGAGAGTGTACACATATTGCAAATGTGATACACACTTCAAACATAATAATATGCTTCCTATATGCAACAATTTTCTCATGGTGGCGAATTCCTATGaatgtaataaaaacaaaatcttttgtCATCATTCATTCCTTGAGCAACAGGAGCAAACTCCTACTGAAGAGAAACATGAATGTAATCAGTGTGGAAAAACTTTCAAAAGGATTTCTAATCTTATTTTGCACAAGAGAAGTCACACGAGTGAGAAACAATatgaatgtaaagaatgtgggaaAGTCTTCAATGATTCCTCAACCCTAAGGAGACATGTAAGAACTCACACTGGTgagaaaccttatgaatgtaATCAGTGTGGAAAAGCTTTCAGTCAAAAAACATCTCTTAAGGTTCATGTGAgaactcacactggagagaaaccttatgagTGTAATCATTGTGGAAAATCCTTTGGCACAAGTTCTTACCTTATAGTGCACAAGAGAATACACAGTGGGGAGAAACGCTATGAATGTGATGACTGTGGAAAAGCCTTCAACACAAGCTCTCACCTTAAAGTTCACAAGAAAATACACACTGGAGAGAATCTTTATGAATGCACTGACTGTGGGAAGGTTTTTAGTGGTCTCTCATCTCTTAGAATGCATGTGAGAACTCATACAGGGGAGAAACCCTACGAATGTAAGAAATGTAGGAAAACCTTCAGTGTTTCCTCTTCTCTTAGAAGACATGTGAgaactcacactggagagaaaccctatgaatgtattCAATGTGGAAAAACCTTCAGTCAGAGTTCCTCACTTATTATACAtaagagaattcatactggaagAGAAACCCTGTAACAGTTAAGAATGTGAGGTTGCCTTTTTCATTGTCTTAAGGTGGATTTCACGGTCATTGTTTCAGTGTTTGTTCTCTAAAATAAGCATTTGAGGCTATCAATAGTCCTATAAACACACCTTTAGCTATATAACACATTTTGGTCTAtgataatttgttttgttttaaatctaaGTGTTGTCTGATATCCACTATGACATTAAGTCTTTTTTGAtccataaatgtttaaaatcatgTATCTTTAATATGTTTGCAGTTACCTTATTGATTTTTAAGTAATTGTATTAAGTTTAAAGTATCTGAACTATATGatactactttactagcattttcTTGAGAGTTGCTTTCTGGCCTGGTGTTACAGATATTGCTAGTAGCCAAATGAATATTCACTTCATCCCTCCCGACTGGCAATCCTATTTTAGCTTATATCAACACGTCTAATTATAGAACTCTTTTCAGCAGCTTTGCTGCCATGCGGAGCCATTCCCCTCATTCCTGGTGAATCAAATATAGACAGTATTACTGGGGACAGATCTATCTAgtgttttctctttgccttttgcaCTTTGTCATTCTATCTTCCCCAGTCTTCTTCCTTTGGATTTTGCACTCATAAAGCTGAATGAGTCATCTTGTGACCAGGAGGATGACAAGCATGGCCTAAATAAGGATGATGTCAGAGAGATCCTGGTTTCACAAAGATATCTTCAAATGGTTGTACCAGCACTACACTGCTTATATTTGGGCATatttttatatgagaaaaataagcttATTGGAATAGAGTCAATAcagtaatcttattttttttaaaaaaggcaaaggtCACAAGGTTTGTAGTTAAATATTTTATGCTGACTGTACAAATTTGGATAATACCATAGAAAAGGGAGGAATGCAAATGATATGTTGATAGAACTTTTGGGCTTAGTGTAGAGTGGATGGAGCTGAGGTCATTGAAAGCAGGTGTCAGAGAAGCAGGAAGGAAATCCCAACATTTCAGCATTAGAAAACCAGTGAGTCTTCAAGTAAAGGGGAAGTTACTGATTTTAAATGCTGAATGAACCCTTGAGATTTGCTACTTGATCTTACAGATACTGACCAGAGTCTAATTTATTAAGCTCTAAtttattaagaaacaaaatacagaaagaggAACTTATGATGGAAGTAAAAAGCAGTAGTTACAATTTGTCTTGCTCATGTTATATGAGACATTAGATGAGCAGGCTTATATGTTGATCTGGACCTGAGGAGATGTCTAGGATGGAGATATAATTTTACCAACATCAGGAGATAGACTGGGTAATGGGTTTTGTGGAGGTTACTAAAATTGCACAGAGAAAATGGATAGTGTGAAAAGAGAATGTCTACCACTGACCAAGGAGATCTATATCTAAAGTAAGTAAAACTAGAATTTTACTAAACCAGAACAAATTAGTGTTTGAAGAAGGAAGGTAAAATCGGTTGTTTAAATGCTACTATGAGgttaaactaagatcatggcatctggtcccatcacttcatgggaaatagatggggaaacagtggaaacagtgtcagactttatttttttgggctccaaaatcactgcagatggtgattgcagccatgaaattaaaggacgcttactccttggaaggaaagttatgaccaacctagatagtatattgaaaagcagagacattactttgccaacaaaggtctgtctagtccaggctatggtttttccagtggtcatgtatggatgtgagagttggactgtgaagaaagctgagcaccaaagaattgatgcttttgaactgtggtgttggagaagactcttgagagtcccttggactgcaaggagatccaaccagtccatcctaaaggagatcagttctgggtgttcattggaaggactgatactgaaactgaaactccaatactttggccaccttgaagagttgactcattgaaaaagaccctgatgctgggagggattgaaggcaggaggaaaaggggacgccagaggatgagatggctggatggcatcaccgactcgatggacatgagtttgagtgaactccaggagttggtgatggacagggaggcctggagtgctgcgattcatggggtcgcaaagagtcggacgcgactgagcgactgaattgaactgaactaggtgTAAATACTGAATGGTATGTTGAGGATGGGTGGTAGATTGGGATGAGTTTAATGATAAAGGATGAGGAAGTGAATAAACATGGATGAATTTGGATAGTAGGAGAAACATAGGGAAGTTGCTGAAAAGGGATTTGGTCAAGGTGTTAGAGCCAAACATTCCAGGAAGAAAACTCAATCAGAAGGACAGCATGGATAGTGGAGTGcggtttatgtatttatttatttttttaacttcattaatTTTGGCTGCcccagctcttagttgcagcactcaggatcttataattgcggcatgtgggatctttagttacagcatgcgaactcttagttgtggaatgtggaatctagttccctgaccagggattgaacccagaccccctgcattgggagcttggggcttagccacaggaccaccagggaagtcccctgaagtGAAGCTTATTACACCAGTGGGTCCGAGACAGAGTTTCCtccttagccaaggaccccaaccgaTTTTTGTGACAACCTTTTATACCCAAAGTGTACATGTCCAAGCCCACATCCTCAAATTCTCCAAAGTCCACTCTGGACAATGTTAGTAAGAGATACAGTCAAGTTACAGCCATGAATTTACATTCTAAAGCTATCTGGACATACAGTTTGGTCTACATCAATAAGTATTATTAAGATTACATGGTGGATGTTGCATTCCTTCTGGCTCCAGGAGGTCTAGCTACAGGGTCTGCTTGGCCTGGTTTTTGTCCACCTGGGAGGCCTGCTCAGCTGCTGACATTTTATCTCTATGCTTCCCAGGTATGCAGTCCAAAGTTTGCCAAGAGTGTAAGATGGAGtaccttttcttttaaagatggaTTCAGTCCAGTCAGGGCAACCTgctcctttcctttttcattcccCCTTCTTGATGCTCTCAACTTCTAGTACGAGCATCACTCATAGGGATGTATTGTACATTAGCTCTTTTGGCATATATTTGGGTGAATGCAGCCAATCTCAGCGACACCAACCAGACAATATACTGGAGAATACAAGGTCCACATAACAAAATTAACAGAGCAACTACAACAATGATTAACATAGCCTTCCACCAATTGCCCTTTATCCATGGCCAAACAGAAGTCCAAAAAGGAGGGTTATCATTAAACATAGATTTTACCTGGTTTTTCATGTTATCTAGAGCAGCTGATACATtgccagataaatcaggaatatacACACAACATTCAATtttaattatagcacaggtccctccttGGGTGGCTGTAAGTATGtctgcctgctgctaagtcgcttcaatcgtgtccgactccatgcgactccatagacggcagcccaccaggctcccccgtccctgggattctccaggcaagatcactggagtgggttgccatttccttctccaatgcaggaaagtgaaaagtgaaagtgaagtcgctcagtcgtgtctgactctcagcgaccccttggactgcagcctaccaggctcctccatccatgggattttccaggcaagagtactggagtggggtgccattgccttctccggtaagtATGTCTAAAGCCATCCAATTTTGAATCACTTCCCTTCTTATTTGTATTTGTTCTTCATTTAAAGCTTGGATAGCCTTTGTGTTGTCTAGGAGGGCCTGTTTCTTGAAGTTAGTTAGAGCTTCTACTTTAATTATAATATCTGTTGTTCCTATAGATGGTATGAACAAGGCAGCTAGATAATCGTACCATTGAAATACATACCTTGCCCACCACACATGTAAATACAGCAAATTTACTGGGGCTTGTTATAAGGATGGCTTAATACTTCCATGAGCAAAGGCGAATCCTAAAGTGCAGCAGCCGACCCAACCAACTGGAAGCCAAGGCCATAAATTTGACCCGCACAGCCATTGAGTGTTGTTAGGGGCCACCCCTCGGATCCCAGGGTTGTTTTTCCAGTCTGAGCTAGGCCAGTGAGCTGGTAAATCTTGGCAATAGGTGACCTCGAATATTTGGTTACATTGCTCAGAAGATAAGTATCCCAtgtatttcaattcttttggatctATGGGATAGTCACCAAATCCAATCTTTTGCTCCCTTTGTTCCCAGCAGATAGGGGTAGGGACAATAGGCTGGGCTTTTTCTGGAGTCATCCAAAAATATTCACCCCATATCTGGTAAAATTGTTCAAAGTACCTGATGGATTGGCTCCTTTTATTGGCCATAGAGTTCTtatctttactatttttaaagtaaaaactatAGGCTTTTGTCACTTCTGTAAAGCTTGCATTTACTTCAGATGTCACCCCATGGCCTTGATCAATCTGATTAGATTTCAGTTTACACCAAGAAAGAAGTGACAGATTATGAGTTACCAAAGAGattgttgtttctttgttgtCTCAAAAAGGAACAGAGGGGGCTAAAGTCCCCTCTGTGGAGGGGAGACACCCACCAAGGGAATCTATCCATTACTGACAAAGGCATTGCCCCACAAACCCAACAGTTAGAAGTGTTATGGAAGTTCGCACAGGAATGTGCCATgagataaaaatgttttgtgttGAAATTATGGTTAGTCCCAAGATGATACAGGAAAGTCCATGTAGCAGGAGTTGATTGCAgagcttcatttttccttttttatttttaagatgatcTTGGTTTCATGGGGATCAGTGGGGTCCTTCTGTGCAGTCCACTCAGCATCCTCCAGGTCTGCGTGGTATGTCCTCTTCACCCTTGTGTGATGGATCCAGGGAGTGACACCTGCAATTTTAACTGCTATAGGTGTAGTTAGAACAATAGTGTATGGACCCTTCCAGTGTGGGGCCAAGGAATCATGCTTCCAGTCCTTGACCCACACTTGATCACTGGGCACAAATtcatgaatctgttccccaagggggaatGGCACCCTTTCTTGAACAAACTTAGTTACCTGGTTTATTACCTTACTTAATTGTTCCATTTGCTGTGAAATCCCATCCCCTCTTACCTGTGGCAAATTTGCTAATACCTGTCTTACTATGGGAGTGTGTTTCCCATAGACAGTTTCATAAG
This genomic window contains:
- the ZNF891 gene encoding zinc finger protein 891, with amino-acid sequence MAATDLSSIWALPAQDSACFYMRNTKGERIVPGFPATWLQGPMSFKDVAVEFTQEEWMMLDSAQRSMYRDVMLENYINLTLVEYQLCKPVISLLGQEDIRTVTSRIPQGTCPDWEIQFKTKESTSNQNILGEKSSGGMKIIRFTMDDWSSTLKEDWECGRIRKQHKIPEGILRQVTFTQKKTASQERLFDYHELEENSKLRSTLVFSRRVSTSKHCHKCYLNIKCLKHNPILNNFENISVSERLCESHEFDRTLWHLERTQIAQRVYTYCKCDTHFKHNNMLPICNNFLMVANSYECNKNKIFCHHSFLEQQEQTPTEEKHECNQCGKTFKRISNLILHKRSHTSEKQYECKECGKVFNDSSTLRRHVRTHTGEKPYECNQCGKAFSQKTSLKVHVRTHTGEKPYECNHCGKSFGTSSYLIVHKRIHSGEKRYECDDCGKAFNTSSHLKVHKKIHTGENLYECTDCGKVFSGLSSLRMHVRTHTGEKPYECKKCRKTFSVSSSLRRHVRTHTGEKPYECIQCGKTFSQSSSLIIHKRIHTGRETL